The following proteins come from a genomic window of Acidimicrobiia bacterium:
- a CDS encoding nucleotidyltransferase family protein, with protein MSGRVAAVVLAAGLSERMGRPKQLLQYRETTVIDHVVQQVETSLVDEAVVVVGAHAPAVVASLSGRDALITYNPRFRQGNLTSLLTGIDAAGDCDAVVLVLGDMPGIDRVAIDALVSGWRSDPHEIAVTKYDDGIGHPFLLSAVAVERIASLQGAKPLWGMITGLDSDRRLCVRLGGPQPIDLDTPADYAALLAADQS; from the coding sequence ATGAGCGGCCGGGTCGCTGCAGTCGTCCTCGCTGCCGGGCTCTCGGAGCGGATGGGTCGGCCGAAGCAGCTGCTCCAATACCGCGAGACCACCGTGATCGATCACGTCGTGCAACAGGTCGAGACCTCGCTGGTCGACGAAGCCGTCGTCGTTGTCGGGGCGCACGCGCCGGCCGTGGTCGCCTCGCTCTCGGGGCGCGACGCTCTCATCACATACAACCCGCGCTTTCGCCAGGGCAACCTGACGTCCCTGCTGACAGGGATCGACGCCGCAGGTGACTGTGACGCCGTCGTCCTCGTGCTCGGCGACATGCCCGGGATCGACAGGGTCGCGATCGACGCCCTCGTGTCGGGGTGGCGCTCCGATCCCCACGAGATCGCCGTTACGAAGTATGACGACGGGATAGGCCATCCGTTCCTGCTGTCCGCCGTGGCGGTCGAGCGCATCGCGTCGCTGCAGGGCGCCAAGCCGCTGTGGGGCATGATCACCGGGCTCGACAGCGACCGACGGCTGTGCGTGCGGCTCGGCGGGCCGCAGCCGATCGATCTCGACACGCCTGCCGACTACGCGGCGTTGCTTGCCGCCGACCAGTCGTGA
- a CDS encoding LLM class flavin-dependent oxidoreductase, with protein MTTRLSFKTGSHATDWESLRAVWRRGDELDRLHAGWVNDHLYNPFYPNGAETTRCYESFTLLAALAVETSRVRLGTMVAANLFRHPALLAKMAITIDHISGGRFELGIGAGWHEEEHADHGLLLHPVASRVDAFEEAVQIVSSLLRNETTTFDGRHYRLHDAKSDPAPIQDEMPLLIGGSKPRMLLIVARHADHWNVDGSDAHRFARSLADLREACRRVGRDESEIERSVQFWIGKDIGKARAKAEALIEAGAEHLILSFISATPELLTETVEALADL; from the coding sequence GTGACCACACGCCTCTCGTTCAAGACCGGATCGCACGCTACGGACTGGGAGTCCCTGCGCGCTGTGTGGCGGCGCGGCGACGAGTTGGATCGGCTGCACGCCGGCTGGGTGAACGACCACCTGTACAACCCGTTCTACCCGAACGGCGCCGAGACGACGCGCTGCTACGAGTCGTTCACGCTGCTCGCTGCGCTCGCCGTCGAGACGAGCCGGGTGCGCCTCGGCACGATGGTGGCGGCCAACCTGTTCCGCCACCCGGCATTGCTCGCCAAGATGGCGATCACGATCGACCACATCTCGGGAGGACGATTCGAGCTCGGAATCGGCGCCGGGTGGCACGAGGAGGAGCACGCTGATCACGGTCTCCTCCTGCATCCGGTGGCATCCAGGGTCGACGCATTCGAAGAGGCCGTCCAGATCGTCTCATCGTTGCTGCGCAACGAGACGACGACGTTCGACGGTCGGCACTACCGGCTGCACGATGCGAAATCCGACCCGGCGCCGATACAGGACGAGATGCCATTGCTGATCGGCGGCTCGAAGCCGAGGATGCTCCTCATCGTCGCCCGCCACGCCGATCACTGGAACGTCGACGGGAGCGACGCCCATCGATTCGCTCGCAGCCTCGCCGACCTGCGTGAGGCGTGTCGGCGGGTGGGACGCGACGAGAGCGAGATCGAGCGCTCCGTTCAGTTCTGGATCGGCAAGGACATCGGGAAGGCGAGAGCCAAGGCCGAGGCCCTCATCGAGGCGGGCGCCGAGCACCTCATACTCTCTTTCATCTCGGCGACCCCAGAGCTGCTCACGGAAACGGTGGAGGCCCTGGCCGACTTGTGA